CCGCGGGGAGCCGAGCCGTGACCGACGGACCCACCCTCCAGATCGTCGACGACGCGGAAGACGATCCGGGCGGCGCGGTCCCCGCGCCGGTGCCCCCCGACGACCCCGAGGCGTGGTACGCGCCGGCGGTCCGCGCCCAGTACGAGTCCGAGCCGGGCGTCGTCGCGACGATTCGTGAGCGCGACGGCGGCCGCTTCGGGTACGACGTGCGCGAGCCGCCGCTGTCGACGGCCGACGAGCGCGCGCTCGACCGCGTTCGCGACCACTTCTCCGACGTTCGCCACCGACGACCGCTCACGCGCGTCGGCGTCGTCGAGCGAGCCGAGTCGGGGTTCGAGCCGAAGTACGAGCGGGCGCTCACCCGCCTGATCGACGCGAGCGCGGCGGCGCGGCGCCGGATCGACTACCACGCGCTGCGGGACCTCAGACTGCTCGGCGACGTGACGCCGCTCGCCTTGGACGACCGGATCGAGGTGGCCGACGTCGGCGACGAGCGCGAACTGGTCGTCCACACCGAGACGTTCGCGCCCCTCGAAACCGGCATCGACGCCGACGCCGAGCACGTCGAGCGGGTCGCCGCAGAGCGGCTCGCCCGGTACGCGGTCGACTTCGCGGGCCTGTCCGTCGACGTGGTCGTCGCTCGCGAGCGGCTCCTCGGCTCGGACGCGTTCGAGACGAAGTACGCCGTCCGGGAGCCGGACCTCCTCCCCGGCGACGAGGCGCTGATAGCGGAGTGTAAAGAGCGGATCTGGGAGACGACCGTCAACGGCGTCGTCGACGACCGCGAGGCGTTCGTCGCCGAACACGCCCGCCGGTTCCTCTCTCGACGGCTCACGGCGCGTAACACTCGCGCGTGGCTCGGCGCGGCGGCCCACCGCGTCCGCTCCGCGCTGGCCGACCGGGGCCTCGCCGTCCCGCCGGTCGACTCGCGGTACGCCCGCGATCGGCTCGACGACCTGGCGTACTACGTCCTCCGCGACTTCGTCGGCGAGGGCATCCTGACGGTGCCGATCCGCGACCCGAACTTAGAGGACGTCGAGGCCAACCGCGTCGGCGAGCGCGTGAAGGTCGTCCCTCGGCCGTCCATCGTGGCGCACGGCGACGGCGACGCGCCGACTCCGGACGCGGGCACCCGCGTCCCGACGAACCTCGCGTTCGAGGACGAGACCGCGTTCGTCAACGTCGTCACCGGGCTGGCGGCCCGCGACGGCACCGAACTCAACGCGTCGACGCCGTCGGCGAAGGTGAACCTCGACGTCGACGGCGTCGACGAGACGATCCGGTGTGCGGTCGCGCTCCCGGTCATCTCGGAGGGCGGCCCACACGTCTCGATCCGCAAGCAGAGTGCGGACGCCTTGACGCCCGTCGACCTCATCGACCGCGGGACGCTCGGTCCCGACCTGGTCACGCTCCTGTGGCTGCTGTACGAACGCCGGGGCGTCGTCCTCTTCGCCGGGCCGACCGGCGTGGGGAAGACGACCCTGCTCAACGCCCACACCCCCTTCATCCCGTTCGACGACCGCCCCGTCTCGATCGACGAGGGGTCCCGCGAGGTCCGGCTCCCGCACGAGACCGGCGTGTCGCTCACGACGCGCGACCACGAGGACGCGTACAAGGCCGTGAGCATGTCCGAACTGATGGCCGAGGCGAACTACTTGAACCCCGACGTGGAGGTGATAGCCGAGATCAACACGCCCGCGAGCTTCGAGACCTTTGCGGAGACGCTCAACACCGGCCACGGCGTGATCGGGACCACTCACGCCGAAGACGTGGAGGCGCTCGTCAACCGGGTCATCGAGCGCGGGGTCCCGGCGTACCTCTTGCGAGAGGTCGACGTGGTCGTCTTCCCCCAGCAGGTCGACGGCGAGCGCTACGTCTCGCGGGCGGTCGAACTGCTCTCCGAGGCGGAGTACGACGCCCTCGACCCCGAGGCGAAGCGCAGTCCGACGGGGAACCCCAGACACGGCGGCGCCGGCGTCATTGAAAAGGGAGCGGAACCCGTCTACTACAACACCATCGCGTGGCGCGACCCCGACGGCGCGTTCCGGTTTCCGGGTGCACCGGGCCGGTCCGACGCCGGCGGCGCCGGGTCCCCCTCCCGCGGCGCTTCGAGCGCTTCGAGCGCGTCGCGCGACGACCGCCGCCTCCACGCCCTCGCCCGTATCGCCGATCACACCGACCGCGACCGCGCCGCCGTCGAGGCCGAGTTCGCGTCCAAGCGCCGGTACGTCGAGTACCTCGCGCGCGAGGGGGTCGACGACTTCGACGCGCTGTTCGAGTTCCTTGCGGACCTCCGGACCGACGAGGCCGCCACGGTCGAGCGCGCCGCCCGCACGATGGGCGGCGGGGGCGCCGGCGGTTCGACGGCGCGAGAGCCGACGCCCGAAACCGAGCCCGCGACCGGGGAGGACCGCCCGTGACCGACTCGTCGCTCGGGCGCGCGGACGCCGGCGAGTCGCCGGGACGCGGCCGCGCGCTCGACGCCGCCGAGACCGACGGGTTCACCCGTGCCGCCGACGCCTCGGTGGTCGACCGCGTGCTGTACGCCCTGTTCGCGCGGCACGCGAGCGACCGCCGGCACGACGCCGACCGGAAGCGCTACCGCGGCACCGCCCTCGACACGGGGTTCGAGACCTACCTGTCGCGCGTGTACGGGCTCTCGTGGCTCGTCTGTCTCGTCGTCATCCTCCCGACGCTCCTCGTCGCCGCGTCGAGCGCCCCGAGCCTGCTCGCGGCGGCCGACGCCCGCCTCGGCGCGCGCGTGCCGGTCCCGTTCGGGTCGCTGTCGGCCGACCGCGTGGCGGTCGTCGTCGCCGGCGTCGCCGGGTTCCTCGCGAAGCGCGCGACGGTGCGGCTCGGCGGGCTCCACCTCCGGTGGCTCACCGTGACGCGCCGGACCGACATCGAGCGGACGCTCCCGCCCGCGGTCCGGTACCTCGAACTGCTCGCGGCCGGGAGCGACGGCCCCCGAGAGATGGTCGCGAAGGCGGCCGCCGCCGACGCGTACGGCGCGACCGCCACCTCGCTCCGGAAGGCGCTCAACGCCGCGCGGCTCGCCGGGAGCCTCGACGAGGGGCTGCGCCGGGTCGCCCGCGACACCCCCTCGCGAGAGCTGCTCGCGCCGTTCCTGCTCAAGTTCCGCAAGCACGCGGCGACCGGCGACGCGGCGCTCGCGGAGTACCTCCGGACGGAGCGGCGGATGCTGGCTCACCGGCAGGACCGCGCTCGCAAGCGCGCCCGCCGGTTCCTCGAACTCCTCACCGAACTGTTCGTCGTCGTGTTGGTGTTGCCGGCGCTGCTCGTCATCGCCGCCACCGCGCTCACCGTCGTCGTCCCCGAGCTGCTCCCGCCGGTCGACACGCCGGTCGGGGTGGTGCCGACGCGGGCGGTCGTCCTCTACGGGGCCGTCTGCTTCCTCGTCGTCATCGGGCTCCTCGGCGCGGTCGCGGTCGGCACGCTCCGTCCCCCGAGCCAGCGCGCGAGCTACGACCTGCCGGCGACGCCCCGCGCTGTCGTCGCCTCCGCGGGGCGGAACCCGGCGAGCGCGGCGGTGGTCTCGCTCCCGCCCGCCGCGCTGCTCGCCGTCGCGCTCGCGTTCGCCGGCTACACGCTCGTCAACGTGGGGCTCTTATCGTACGCCGCCTTCGCGGTCCCCGTCGGTGCGGTCGCCGGGAGACGCACCCGGATCGACGACGCGAAGGACCGCGAACTGGCGGACTTCGTCCACGCCGTCTCGGGTCACGTCGCGCAGGGCCGTCCCTTCCCGGCCGCCGTCGAGGCGGTCGCGCGCGACGCGGACCTCGGCGTGCTCGACGACGACGTGGCGGACCTCGCGTTCGCGCTCCGGTCGACGACCGCGACGGGAGACGCGACGCGAGCGGAGCAGGCCGCCGCGACGACGGGCTCGGTCGACGTTCGCGCGGCCGCCATCGACCGGTTCGTCGAGCGCGTCGGCACCCCGCTCGCCGAGGGGACGCTCGACCTCGTCACCGACGCGTTAGACGCCGGTAGCGACGCGGACGCGGTGTTCGAGACGCTCCGGATCGAGGTCGGGCGACTCTACAGCGAGCAGCGCGCGCTCCGCTCGTCGATGCACCCGTACGTCGCGGTCGGCTGGGCGGCGGCCGCGCTGGTCGCGGGGGTCGTCGCCGTCGTCAACACGCAGGTGATAGACACCGCGCGGCTCGCCGCGCTCGCCGGCGCGACGGACCTTGTGGCCGAACCGGAGACGGTGCTGCCGGAGTTAGAGCGGTTCCGCCTGTACGTCGTCACGCAGGCCACGATGCTCGCCTCCGGGTGGTTCGCCGGCACCGCCTCTCGCGGGCGGTACCAGGCGCTCTTCCACTCCGGCCTGCTCGTCGCGCTCTGTTACGCCGTCTTCACGGCCGGCGGGCTGCTCTGATCGGCTTCGCAAACGATCGTCGGGGCTCTCCGAGTCGCGACCGACCTCCCTACCCCCTCGCGACCGATCACCCGCGCATCAGCCGGAGTACCTCGTCGACGACCTCCGGTTCGACGGCCGCGACGTACCGGCTTCCCGGCGTCAACGCCGTGTCCGGCTTCGAGATCCGGTTGCCGTCCTCGCCTCCGATGCCGATCGATTAAAGTGAACTTGTGCTAACCAACCGCTAGTGGTTATCATCGACGCGGACGCCGACAGACGGGCTCGACGGACGCCGCGGTCCGGGGGCGTCGCGTGACCGACGCGACGCTCGCGGTCGTCGCCGGCGCGACCGAGACGGCCGCCATCGAGGGCATAAGCGCCGCGGGCGCCGATCCGACGCTCCGCCGACACACGCCGAGCGCGGACCTCGAAATCGTCGCCGACGGCCGGCCCGGCGCCGACTCGCCCGTCCCGGTCAGCCCGTCCGGCTGTCCGACGCCGGCGGTCGTCACCCGCGCGGTCCGAGAACTCTCCGAAATACGCTTCGTCGGCGTCGCCGCCGGACTCGCCGTCCCGACCGCACCGGCCTCGGCGCCGACGCTCGACGCGAACGCGACCCCCGGCGGCGACGTCCGGACGGCGGAGCCGGTCCCCGACGCGGAAACCGTCTTCGAGCGCGGCCGCGAACTGGCCGGGCGAATCGGAGCCGACTCGGCCGCCGGCGACGCCCCCGGCGAACTCCTCGTCGGCGAGACGATTCCCGGCGGGACGACGACCGCGCTCGGCGTCCTGACCGCGCTCGGCGAGCGCCCGGTCGTCTCCTCGTCGCTGGCGGCGAACCCCGTCGCGCGGAAGCGGGCGGTCGTCGAGGAGGGGCTGGCCGCGAGCGGGCTCGCGCCCGGCGACGCGGCCGGCGACCCGGTCGAGGCGATCCGGCTGATGGGCGACCCCGTGCTCGCCGCGGCCGCGGGCCTCGTCGTCGGCGCCGTCGACCGCGGCGTCGACGTGACCCTCGCCGGGGGCACCCAGCTGGCGACGGTCGCCGCGCTGGCGCGCCACGCGGGCGTCGACCGGCGGCTCCCGCTGGCGACGACGACGTTCGTCGCCGACGATCCGACCGCCGACGTCGCGCGCCTCGCCGACGACCTGGACCTGGCGCTGACCGCGACCGATCCCGCCTTCGACGCGAGCGACCACCCGGCGATGCGGGCGTACGCCCGCGGCGAGGCGAAGGAGGGCGTCGGGATGGGCGGCGCGCTGGCGCTCGGCGACCGCGCGGGGGTCTCGAACGCCGCCCTGCGCGAGCGCGTCGCCGCGATCACCGACCGACTGCTCGCCGAACGCGGCGACGAGCGAACCGCGGCGGACGCGGCGAGGGGTGACGCCCCGTGAAGGGGGTCGTCCTCGGCGGGGTGCGCTCCGGGGTCGGCAAGACCGTCGCGACGCTCGCGGCGATCCGCGCGCTCGACGGCGCCGGGCGCGCAGTTCAGCCCGCGAAGGCCGGGCCCGACTTCATCGACCCGAGCCACCACGAACGCGTCGCGGGGCGCCCCTCGCGAACGCTCGACCTGTGGCTGCAGGGGGCGGACGGGCTCCGCCGGAACTACGCCCGCGGCGAGGGCGACGTCTGCGTCGTCGAGGGCGTGATGGGGCTGTACGACGGCGACGGGTCGAGCACGGCGGCGGTCGCCGAGGCGCTCGATCTGCCGGTCGTGCTCGTCGTCGACGCGAGCGCGGGCATGGAGAGCGTCGCCGCGACCGCGCTCGGCTTCCGGGCGTACGCGGAGCGCGCCGGCCGCGACGTCGACGTCGCCGGCGTGATCGCTCAGCGCGCGCACGGCGGCCGCCACGAGGACGGGATCCGCGACGCGCTCCCGGACGAACTGGCCTACGTCGGTCGGATCCCGCCGAACGACGAGCTCTCCGTCCCCGAGCGCCACCTCGGGCTCCACATGGGCGCGGAGTCGCCGGTGCCCGAGGACGCCCTCGACGCGGCCGCCGAGGGGCTCCGAACCGAGCGCCTGCTCGACATCGCGCGCGAGCCGACCGGCGTCCCCGAGCCGACCGAACGGGCGGAGCCGACCGGCGACGACCGCCCCCGCGTCGCGGTCGCCCGCGACGACGCCTTCCGGTTCCTGTATCCCGCGACCGTCGAGCGCCTGCGCGAGCGCGCGGTCGTCGAGCCGTTCGCGCCGACCGCGGGCGACCCGCTCCCGCCCTCTGACGGCGTCTATCTCCCCGGCGGCTATCCGGAACTCCACGCCGCCGACCTCGCTCGGGGCCCGGCGCTCGACGACCTCGCAGCCGCGGCCGCCGAGGGCGTCCCGGTCCTCGGCGAGTGCGGCGGGCTGATGGCGCTCGCCGAGTCGCTGACGACCGCCGAGGGCGAGACGCACGCGATGGCTGGCGTCCTGCCGGCCGACGTGCGCATGCGCGACCGGTACCAGGCGCTCGATCACGTCGAACTGCGGGCGCGGCGGGACGCCCCGACTGCTGTGACGGGCGAGACCCTGCGGGGTCACGAGTTCCACTACTCGACCACGGATGTCGCCAGCGACGCGCGGTTCGCCTTCGACGTGGAGCGGGGGACCGGGATCGACGGCGACCGCGAGGGACTGATCGAACACCGAACGCTCGGAACGTACTGTCACGTCCACCCGGAGAGCGGGGCGTTCGACGCGTTCCTCGACGGGCTGTGACGACGATGGCGACCGGACCCCTGCTCGTCGCGCTGGCGCTCGCCGTCGCCCTCGACGCCGCGTTCGCGGAGCCGCCGACGCGGGTCCACCCCGTCGCCCTGTTCGGGTCGGTCGTCGGGCGCTTCGACCGGCCCTGGGCGCACCCGCGAGCCGTCGGCGTCGCGGTCGCGGGCGGACTCCCGCTCGCCGCCGCGGCGCTCGCGGGCGGGGTCGTCGCGGCCGCCGCGCTGTGCTCCACCGCGCTCGCCGCCCTCGTCGCGGGCGCGATCCTTTTTATATCCGTCAGCCTCCGGCTGCTCCTCTCGACGACGGCCGAGGTCGTCGAACTGAGCGAGACCGACCTCGCCGCCGCCCGAGAGGCGCTGCGCGCGCTCGCCGGCCGAGACGCGACCGACCTCTCGCCGGGGCAAGTCCGGAGCGCGGCGGTCGAGAGCGCGGCCGAGAACCTCGCCGACGGCTTCGTCGCGCCGCTTGCCGGGTTCGTCCTCGGCGCGACGCTCGGCGTCGCTCTCGGCGGCTCCGGCGGGTCCCTCCCGCTCGCCGCCGGGGTCGCCGGCGCGGCGTGGGTCAAGGCCGTGAACACGCTCGACTCGATGCTCGGCTATCGCTCGACGCCGACCGGGTGGGCGAGCGCCCGGCTCGACGACGCCGCGATGCTCCTCCCGGCCCGCGCGACCGCCGGCTGTCTCGCGGTCGCCGCCGGGTCGTTCGGGGCTCCTCGCCGGGCCGCGGCGTGGGCGCGGGCGCCGTCGTCGCCGAACTCCGGGTGGCCCATGGCGACCGCGGCCGCCGCGCTCGACGTGCGGCTGGCCAAGCCCGGCCACTACGTCCTCAACCCGGCCGCGAACTTCCCAGAGGTCGCCGACGGGGAGCGAGCGGTCCGGCTCGTGGGCGTCGGCGGCGGGGTCGCGGTCGTCGTCGCGGTCGGGTGGCTGGTCGCGGTCGGGTGGCTGGTCGCGGTCGGGTGGCGCCCCCCGACCGGCCGGGCGCTCGCGACCGACGTACTAATCGGGGTGGCTGGATGGTCCTGACCGCGCTCCGCGGCGCGCTCGGCTTCCTCACCCGGCTCCCGGTCGGCCGCGACGAGGAGGCGTGGGCGGCGTTCGCTCGGTCGCCGTGGACGTTCCCCGTCGTCGGGTACCTCACCGGCGCCGTGGCCGCGGCACCGCTGCTCTTGGCCGGGCCGCCCGCCTCGGTGCCCGCCCCGACGGTCGCGCTCGGCTTCGTCGTCGCGGTGTACGCGATCACCGGCATCGGCCACCTCGACGGCGTCGCGGACCTCGGAGACGCGGCGGTCGTCCACGGGGACCGCGAGGCGCGCCGCGCGGTGTTGAAGGACTCGGCGCTCGGCGTCGGCGGGACGGTCGCGCTCGCGCTCGTCGTCCTCGGACTGGCGACCGGCGCGCTCGGGCTGCTCGAACGCGGCCTCGCCGCCGACGCCGGGCGCGTCCCCCTCGCCGCCCTCGGGCTGGTCGTCACCGCGGAGGTCGGCGCGAAGGCGGCGACCGCGACGCTCGTCTGCGTCGGCGACGCGCCGCACGAGGGGCTCGGCTCCGCGCTGACCGACGAGTCTGGCTTAAAGGCGCTCCCGGCGGTCGCCGCGCTGGCGGCGCCGGCCGTCCTCCTCCCGTGGCCGCGGGTCCTTCCGGGGGTCGCGGCGCTCGGGGCCGCGCTGGCGACGGCGGCGGTCGTCGCCGCCTGGTCCCGCCGGCGGCTCGGGGGCGTCTCCGGCGACGTGCTGGGCGCGACGACGGAGCTGGCTCGCGTCGCCGCGCTCCACGCGGGGGTGATCGCATGGACGTGCTGCTGATGTGCGGCGGTCGCGGCACTCGCCTCGACGGAACGACGGAAAAACCCCTCCGGACCGTCGCGGGGCGGCCGATGGTCGACCGGGTCCTCGACGCGCTCGCGGCGAGCCGGGCCGAGACGACCCACGCCGTCGTCTCGCCGCACGCGACGCGAACCCGAGCGCACCTCGCGGAGCGGGCCGAGGACGCCGCGTCGCTCTCGGTCGTCGACGCGCCCGGAAACGGGTACGTCGCCGACCTGCGGTACGCGCTGGACGCGATCGACACGGCCGGCGCGCCAGTCCTCACCGTCGCCGCCGACCTCCCGCTGTTGGACGGCGCGGCGGTGAACGCGGTCCTCGCGGCCGCCCGCGCCGCCGACGGCGACTCGCTGACGGTGTGCGTGCCGGCCGCGAGGAAGCGCGAACTGGGCGTCAGCGCGGACGCGACGACCGAGATGGGCGGCCGCGAGG
This genomic window from Halorubrum sp. PV6 contains:
- a CDS encoding type II/IV secretion system ATPase subunit, producing the protein MTDGPTLQIVDDAEDDPGGAVPAPVPPDDPEAWYAPAVRAQYESEPGVVATIRERDGGRFGYDVREPPLSTADERALDRVRDHFSDVRHRRPLTRVGVVERAESGFEPKYERALTRLIDASAAARRRIDYHALRDLRLLGDVTPLALDDRIEVADVGDERELVVHTETFAPLETGIDADAEHVERVAAERLARYAVDFAGLSVDVVVARERLLGSDAFETKYAVREPDLLPGDEALIAECKERIWETTVNGVVDDREAFVAEHARRFLSRRLTARNTRAWLGAAAHRVRSALADRGLAVPPVDSRYARDRLDDLAYYVLRDFVGEGILTVPIRDPNLEDVEANRVGERVKVVPRPSIVAHGDGDAPTPDAGTRVPTNLAFEDETAFVNVVTGLAARDGTELNASTPSAKVNLDVDGVDETIRCAVALPVISEGGPHVSIRKQSADALTPVDLIDRGTLGPDLVTLLWLLYERRGVVLFAGPTGVGKTTLLNAHTPFIPFDDRPVSIDEGSREVRLPHETGVSLTTRDHEDAYKAVSMSELMAEANYLNPDVEVIAEINTPASFETFAETLNTGHGVIGTTHAEDVEALVNRVIERGVPAYLLREVDVVVFPQQVDGERYVSRAVELLSEAEYDALDPEAKRSPTGNPRHGGAGVIEKGAEPVYYNTIAWRDPDGAFRFPGAPGRSDAGGAGSPSRGASSASSASRDDRRLHALARIADHTDRDRAAVEAEFASKRRYVEYLAREGVDDFDALFEFLADLRTDEAATVERAARTMGGGGAGGSTAREPTPETEPATGEDRP
- a CDS encoding NTP transferase domain-containing protein; this translates as MCGGRGTRLDGTTEKPLRTVAGRPMVDRVLDALAASRAETTHAVVSPHATRTRAHLAERAEDAASLSVVDAPGNGYVADLRYALDAIDTAGAPVLTVAADLPLLDGAAVNAVLAAARAADGDSLTVCVPAARKRELGVSADATTEMGGREVVPAGINVVGGSAADGDEGDGERDAGGAVHLTDDARVAVNVNYPSDVRTAERLLRADTAGGDTDT
- a CDS encoding cobyrinic acid a,c-diamide synthase is translated as MKGVVLGGVRSGVGKTVATLAAIRALDGAGRAVQPAKAGPDFIDPSHHERVAGRPSRTLDLWLQGADGLRRNYARGEGDVCVVEGVMGLYDGDGSSTAAVAEALDLPVVLVVDASAGMESVAATALGFRAYAERAGRDVDVAGVIAQRAHGGRHEDGIRDALPDELAYVGRIPPNDELSVPERHLGLHMGAESPVPEDALDAAAEGLRTERLLDIAREPTGVPEPTERAEPTGDDRPRVAVARDDAFRFLYPATVERLRERAVVEPFAPTAGDPLPPSDGVYLPGGYPELHAADLARGPALDDLAAAAAEGVPVLGECGGLMALAESLTTAEGETHAMAGVLPADVRMRDRYQALDHVELRARRDAPTAVTGETLRGHEFHYSTTDVASDARFAFDVERGTGIDGDREGLIEHRTLGTYCHVHPESGAFDAFLDGL
- the cobS gene encoding adenosylcobinamide-GDP ribazoletransferase, which produces MVLTALRGALGFLTRLPVGRDEEAWAAFARSPWTFPVVGYLTGAVAAAPLLLAGPPASVPAPTVALGFVVAVYAITGIGHLDGVADLGDAAVVHGDREARRAVLKDSALGVGGTVALALVVLGLATGALGLLERGLAADAGRVPLAALGLVVTAEVGAKAATATLVCVGDAPHEGLGSALTDESGLKALPAVAALAAPAVLLPWPRVLPGVAALGAALATAAVVAAWSRRRLGGVSGDVLGATTELARVAALHAGVIAWTCC
- a CDS encoding nicotinate-nucleotide--dimethylbenzimidazole phosphoribosyltransferase, producing MTDATLAVVAGATETAAIEGISAAGADPTLRRHTPSADLEIVADGRPGADSPVPVSPSGCPTPAVVTRAVRELSEIRFVGVAAGLAVPTAPASAPTLDANATPGGDVRTAEPVPDAETVFERGRELAGRIGADSAAGDAPGELLVGETIPGGTTTALGVLTALGERPVVSSSLAANPVARKRAVVEEGLAASGLAPGDAAGDPVEAIRLMGDPVLAAAAGLVVGAVDRGVDVTLAGGTQLATVAALARHAGVDRRLPLATTTFVADDPTADVARLADDLDLALTATDPAFDASDHPAMRAYARGEAKEGVGMGGALALGDRAGVSNAALRERVAAITDRLLAERGDERTAADAARGDAP
- a CDS encoding CobD/CbiB family cobalamin biosynthesis protein, which gives rise to MATGPLLVALALAVALDAAFAEPPTRVHPVALFGSVVGRFDRPWAHPRAVGVAVAGGLPLAAAALAGGVVAAAALCSTALAALVAGAILFISVSLRLLLSTTAEVVELSETDLAAAREALRALAGRDATDLSPGQVRSAAVESAAENLADGFVAPLAGFVLGATLGVALGGSGGSLPLAAGVAGAAWVKAVNTLDSMLGYRSTPTGWASARLDDAAMLLPARATAGCLAVAAGSFGAPRRAAAWARAPSSPNSGWPMATAAAALDVRLAKPGHYVLNPAANFPEVADGERAVRLVGVGGGVAVVVAVGWLVAVGWLVAVGWRPPTGRALATDVLIGVAGWS
- a CDS encoding type II secretion system F family protein; amino-acid sequence: MTDSSLGRADAGESPGRGRALDAAETDGFTRAADASVVDRVLYALFARHASDRRHDADRKRYRGTALDTGFETYLSRVYGLSWLVCLVVILPTLLVAASSAPSLLAAADARLGARVPVPFGSLSADRVAVVVAGVAGFLAKRATVRLGGLHLRWLTVTRRTDIERTLPPAVRYLELLAAGSDGPREMVAKAAAADAYGATATSLRKALNAARLAGSLDEGLRRVARDTPSRELLAPFLLKFRKHAATGDAALAEYLRTERRMLAHRQDRARKRARRFLELLTELFVVVLVLPALLVIAATALTVVVPELLPPVDTPVGVVPTRAVVLYGAVCFLVVIGLLGAVAVGTLRPPSQRASYDLPATPRAVVASAGRNPASAAVVSLPPAALLAVALAFAGYTLVNVGLLSYAAFAVPVGAVAGRRTRIDDAKDRELADFVHAVSGHVAQGRPFPAAVEAVARDADLGVLDDDVADLAFALRSTTATGDATRAEQAAATTGSVDVRAAAIDRFVERVGTPLAEGTLDLVTDALDAGSDADAVFETLRIEVGRLYSEQRALRSSMHPYVAVGWAAAALVAGVVAVVNTQVIDTARLAALAGATDLVAEPETVLPELERFRLYVVTQATMLASGWFAGTASRGRYQALFHSGLLVALCYAVFTAGGLL